In Cydia fagiglandana chromosome 16, ilCydFagi1.1, whole genome shotgun sequence, the following are encoded in one genomic region:
- the LOC134671677 gene encoding protein spitz-like, translating to MRAKGSKFESGHVIASRISYKSPSNVKIVHVPRAPIREPRTLRSVRKMQSLIVWWAVVSAAWALAGACSSSISKRPARPARPVAAAPARPPPQPRLNVTFPTFKCEPDYSEYYCLNGGVCFTVVISDSPIYNCECRSGFVGQRCEFKDLDDSYVLTSRQLMMETASIAGGATVAVFLAILVCFGAWVRLRRRAPAPKAPESGLPARVQLVALAPPGRPAAVAVHPPRPPDQR from the coding sequence ATGCGAGCGAAGGGTTCGAAATTCGAAAGCGGTCATGTCATCGCCTCTCGGATTTCGTATAAGTCACCGTCCAATGTCAAAATCGTGCACGTACCGCGAGCGCCGATACGGGAGCCGCGTACCCTCCGGAGCGTGCGGAAAATGCAATCGTTGATAGTTTGGTGGGCGGTGGTGTCGGCGGCCTGGGCGCTGGCGGGCGCGTGCTCGAGCTCCATCTCCAAGCGGCCGGCGCGGCCCGCGCGGCCCGTCGCCGCCGCGCCGGCCCGCCCGCCGCCGCAGCCGCGGCTCAACGTCACCTTCCCCACCTTCAAGTGCGAGCCCGACTACTCCGAGTACTACTGCCTCAACGGCGGCGTGTGCTTCACCGTGGTCATCTCGGACAGCCCCATCTACAACTGCGAGTGCCGCAGCGGGTTCGTGGGGCAGCGCTGCGAGTTCAAGGACCTGGACGACTCGTACGTGCTGACGAGCCGGCAGCTGATGATGGAGACGGCGTCCATCGCGGGCGGCGCCACGGTGGCGGTGTTCCTCGCCATTCTAGTCTGCTTCGGCGCTTGGGTGCGGCTGCGGAGGCGCGCGCccgcgcccaaggcgcccgagAGCGGGCTGCCGGCGCGCGTGCAGCTCGTGGCGCTGGCGCCGCCCGGCCGGCCCGCCGCCGTGGCCGTGCACCCGCCGCGGCCGCCCGACCAGCGCTGA